A single region of the Marinobacter salinisoli genome encodes:
- the rpmG gene encoding 50S ribosomal protein L33, with the protein MREKIKLVSSAGTGHFYTTMKNKRNTPEKIEIKKYDPVVRKHVAYKEAKIK; encoded by the coding sequence ATGCGCGAGAAAATCAAACTGGTCTCATCAGCAGGCACTGGTCACTTCTACACGACCATGAAGAACAAGCGTAACACCCCGGAAAAGATCGAGATCAAAAAGTACGATCCGGTTGTCCGCAAGCACGTTGCGTACAAGGAAGCGAAGATCAAGTAA
- a CDS encoding endonuclease/exonuclease/phosphatase family protein, protein MYKRIRKQLNGSVNVASEPRSNWSGVEDVPEFEPHRHIRLLTFNIQVGINTSSYRHYLTRSWQHLLPHRNRIQNLDRIAHLIGNYDVVALQECDGGSLRSGYINQVQYLAEAAGIPFWYQQLNRNLGQIAQHSNGLLSRYRPLDVTEHKLPGLIPGRGAIIARYGAEDDPLVLVLMHLSLSKSAQQRQLGYIREQIADYEHVVLMGDMNNHAEELLTQTPLKETDLVPLPDSAHSFPSWRPEKALDHILVSPSLEIRRSEVVSFPVSDHLPIAMDVALPKGYVKTF, encoded by the coding sequence ATGTACAAGCGAATCCGCAAGCAGCTGAACGGTTCTGTCAATGTTGCCAGCGAGCCCCGGAGCAATTGGTCCGGGGTGGAAGACGTGCCTGAGTTCGAGCCTCACCGCCACATCCGGCTGCTTACCTTCAATATTCAGGTTGGCATCAATACCTCGTCCTATCGCCATTACCTGACCCGTAGCTGGCAGCACCTGCTGCCGCATCGAAACCGGATACAGAATCTGGACCGAATTGCCCACCTGATCGGTAATTACGACGTGGTGGCCTTGCAGGAGTGCGACGGCGGAAGCCTGCGCAGCGGCTACATCAATCAGGTCCAGTATCTTGCCGAGGCGGCGGGCATACCTTTCTGGTATCAGCAGCTGAACCGGAACCTGGGGCAGATTGCGCAGCACAGCAATGGTTTGTTGAGTCGTTACCGGCCGCTGGATGTAACCGAGCACAAACTGCCGGGGCTGATTCCCGGTCGCGGGGCGATTATCGCCCGTTATGGCGCGGAGGATGATCCCCTGGTCCTGGTGCTGATGCATCTGTCCCTGAGCAAATCTGCGCAGCAGCGGCAGCTGGGTTACATTCGGGAGCAGATTGCGGACTATGAGCACGTCGTACTCATGGGTGACATGAATAATCACGCCGAGGAATTGCTGACCCAGACGCCGCTGAAGGAGACCGACCTGGTGCCTTTGCCCGATTCCGCTCACAGCTTTCCGAGCTGGCGACCGGAGAAGGCCCTGGATCACATTCTGGTGAGCCCGTCGCTGGAGATCCGTCGTTCAGAGGTGGTCAGCTTTCCGGTGTCGGATCACCTTCCCATTGCCATGGATGTGGCGTTGCCGAAGGGGTATGTGAAGACCTTCTAG
- a CDS encoding thiol:disulfide interchange protein DsbA/DsbL yields MIRKLGNAAFLAVAFAFGAQASADTWEEGKHYETLNTPVRTASEGAVEVAEIFWYGCPHCYSFKPLVEAWEEELPEDVEFVLMPAALGRSWEPHARAFYALDAMGELNKVHDALFDRLAGERRPLNTPEEMADFVAGYGVDADTFLETYKSFGVNARMQQAQAKIRGARITGVPAMLVNGKYKVSASMAGGHEEVLEVVDYLIAKERGEMAE; encoded by the coding sequence ATGATAAGAAAACTCGGAAACGCAGCTTTTCTGGCCGTTGCCTTTGCGTTCGGTGCCCAGGCCAGCGCTGACACCTGGGAGGAGGGCAAGCACTACGAAACCCTCAATACTCCGGTACGGACTGCCAGCGAGGGTGCGGTCGAAGTTGCCGAGATTTTCTGGTACGGCTGCCCGCACTGCTACAGCTTCAAACCCCTGGTTGAGGCCTGGGAAGAAGAGCTGCCGGAAGATGTGGAGTTCGTCCTGATGCCGGCGGCGCTCGGTCGTTCCTGGGAACCCCATGCCCGGGCCTTCTATGCGCTGGATGCGATGGGTGAGCTGAACAAGGTTCACGATGCCCTGTTTGACCGGCTTGCCGGTGAGCGTCGTCCGCTGAATACGCCGGAAGAGATGGCTGATTTCGTTGCAGGCTACGGTGTCGACGCCGACACTTTCCTTGAGACCTACAAGAGCTTTGGGGTAAATGCCCGGATGCAGCAGGCTCAAGCCAAGATTCGCGGCGCGCGGATTACCGGTGTTCCGGCTATGCTCGTTAATGGCAAGTACAAGGTCAGCGCTTCTATGGCTGGCGGTCATGAAGAGGTTCTTGAAGTCGTCGATTACCTGATTGCCAAAGAGCGTGGTGAGATGGCCGAGTAA
- a CDS encoding c-type cytochrome yields the protein MKKLIAGVVLGVGLTTMAHGAGDPQAGEQNAAVCAGCHGQGGQKPVMGAYPKLSGLGEKYLYDQLVAIQSGERAIAEMTGLLDGKSEQELQDLAAYFNSNEMVVSQADPELVEQGAALYRGGNLASGVPACAGCHNPQGKGNEPGGYPALGGQNAEYVAKQLKAYRAGERNNGASAAIMMDVAAKLTDAEIEAVANYVSGLN from the coding sequence ATGAAAAAACTGATCGCAGGAGTTGTTCTCGGTGTTGGCCTCACAACGATGGCGCACGGGGCAGGAGATCCTCAAGCGGGCGAGCAGAACGCCGCCGTCTGTGCCGGCTGTCATGGTCAGGGTGGCCAGAAGCCGGTGATGGGCGCGTATCCCAAGCTGTCGGGGTTGGGCGAGAAGTACCTTTACGATCAGCTGGTGGCGATCCAGAGCGGTGAGCGCGCCATTGCTGAGATGACCGGTCTGCTGGACGGCAAATCGGAGCAGGAACTGCAGGATCTGGCGGCTTACTTCAACAGCAACGAGATGGTGGTAAGTCAGGCCGACCCGGAGCTGGTAGAGCAGGGTGCTGCGTTGTATCGCGGTGGCAATCTGGCCTCTGGCGTGCCTGCGTGCGCCGGATGTCATAACCCTCAGGGCAAGGGCAATGAGCCCGGCGGTTATCCGGCGCTCGGTGGGCAGAATGCCGAGTATGTGGCCAAGCAATTGAAGGCCTACCGTGCGGGCGAGCGTAACAATGGTGCTAGTGCGGCCATCATGATGGACGTCGCGGCCAAGCTGACCGATGCCGAAATTGAAGCGGTTGCCAATTACGTGTCCGGGCTCAACTGA
- the yihA gene encoding ribosome biogenesis GTP-binding protein YihA/YsxC, producing MDPDQTPKSISYNSARFLISASRLEECPPDIGAEVAFAGRSNAGKSSALNAITANGKLARTSKTPGRTRLINFFTLNREGSRLVDLPGYGYAKVSRDMKDDWQKHLGHYLNDRRCLRGLVLVMDIRHPLTDFDQMMVDWCEHNNLPLMILATKADKLKFGQAKTAMLGIAKKLKAFSCVEHLIMFSATSKRGVEECREALTDWLEASDEEIPQ from the coding sequence GTGGACCCCGATCAGACGCCAAAATCGATTTCCTATAACAGCGCCCGCTTTCTCATCAGCGCCTCTCGCCTGGAAGAATGTCCGCCGGACATCGGTGCCGAAGTAGCTTTCGCTGGCCGGTCCAACGCCGGCAAATCAAGCGCCCTGAATGCCATAACCGCAAACGGCAAACTGGCCCGCACCAGCAAAACCCCCGGGCGCACCCGACTGATCAACTTCTTCACCCTCAATCGCGAAGGCAGTCGCCTTGTTGACCTGCCGGGCTACGGCTACGCGAAAGTCTCCAGGGACATGAAAGACGACTGGCAGAAACACCTGGGGCACTACCTGAATGACCGCCGCTGCCTGCGCGGGCTGGTGCTGGTCATGGATATTCGCCACCCGCTAACCGATTTCGACCAAATGATGGTGGATTGGTGTGAGCATAACAACCTGCCGCTGATGATTCTTGCCACCAAGGCTGACAAACTGAAGTTTGGGCAGGCGAAAACCGCCATGCTGGGCATCGCCAAGAAGCTCAAAGCATTCTCCTGCGTTGAACACCTGATCATGTTTTCGGCCACCTCCAAACGCGGCGTCGAGGAATGCCGGGAAGCCTTGACCGACTGGCTCGAGGCGTCCGACGAGGAAATACCCCAGTAA
- a CDS encoding TetR/AcrR family transcriptional regulator — MKTRDKIVLASLELFNERGERNVTTNHIAAHLAISPGNLYYHFRNKSDIIYEIFLEYEKLVDYYLDIPEDRVMTLDDLNFYLESVFDGLWSYRFFHRDLEYLLDSDPRLRTDYRDFTNRCLKAINRIFEKLTEAGILEAQAQNLRSAMSLNVWLVVTNWMAYLKTAHAEETYAKLSIHELKQGIYQVLTLMIPYLTSAFSDRVLALRENYRPTLLPDNGIETSA; from the coding sequence ATGAAAACAAGAGACAAGATCGTGCTCGCGAGCCTGGAGCTTTTCAACGAGCGGGGGGAGCGTAACGTCACCACCAATCACATTGCAGCTCATCTGGCGATTTCGCCGGGCAATCTGTATTACCACTTCCGCAACAAGTCCGACATCATTTACGAGATTTTCCTCGAGTACGAGAAACTGGTGGATTACTACCTGGATATACCGGAAGACCGGGTCATGACCCTGGATGATCTGAACTTCTACCTGGAATCCGTATTCGATGGTTTATGGAGTTACCGCTTCTTCCACCGGGACCTGGAATACCTGCTGGATAGCGATCCACGTCTCCGCACCGACTACCGTGATTTCACCAACCGGTGCCTGAAGGCCATCAACCGGATTTTCGAGAAGTTAACGGAAGCGGGCATTCTTGAAGCCCAGGCGCAAAACTTGCGTTCGGCAATGTCGTTGAATGTGTGGCTGGTGGTGACCAATTGGATGGCTTATCTGAAAACCGCTCATGCGGAGGAAACGTACGCGAAGCTGAGCATACATGAGCTGAAGCAGGGGATTTATCAGGTCCTGACCTTGATGATTCCCTACCTGACGTCTGCGTTTAGTGACAGGGTGCTCGCTCTGCGCGAAAACTACCGGCCGACGCTGCTTCCCGATAATGGAATTGAGACGTCCGCCTAG
- a CDS encoding coniferyl aldehyde dehydrogenase, whose amino-acid sequence MGATVVQLTESKKQIQHTHRTFDDQTKAFRSNPMPSISERRENLKRLKRLILTNQERLIEAIDRDFSCRSKDETLIAEVMPSIQCINYTLKHLDGWMKPSKRHVSMLFQPASNQVHYQPKGVVGIIVPWNYPLYLAVGPLVASLSAGNRSMIKMSEYTPHTSALFKEIIEGSFPGDLVSVITGEADVAADFSAQPFDHLLFTGSTSVGRLVMKAAAENLTPVTLELGGKSPAIVSPDVPMEDAAQRIAFGKAFNAGQTCVAPDYVLCPSDRVQAFVDEFRTRFSEMYPSIRDNDDYTAIINERQYARLQSYLDDARAKGAKIIEINPARENLGDGTRKIPLTLILNTTPDMKVMQDEIFGPLLPVVGYTNLDEAVHYINERPRPLALYFFGYDRGQQQYVVHQTHSGGMCINDALMHVAQDDLPFGGIGDSGMGHYHGKEGFLTFSHHRAIFTKQKFNSGQFVYPPHGTSLHKMIYKLFIR is encoded by the coding sequence ATGGGAGCCACCGTCGTCCAGCTCACCGAGAGCAAAAAACAGATCCAGCACACGCACCGGACGTTCGACGATCAGACCAAAGCGTTCCGCAGCAATCCCATGCCGTCGATCTCCGAGCGCAGAGAAAACCTCAAACGACTGAAGCGGCTTATCCTCACCAATCAGGAGCGGCTGATCGAGGCGATTGACCGAGATTTCAGCTGCCGCTCGAAAGACGAGACGCTGATTGCCGAGGTTATGCCCTCGATCCAGTGCATCAACTACACCCTCAAACACCTCGACGGCTGGATGAAACCATCCAAACGGCATGTTTCCATGCTGTTCCAGCCAGCCAGCAACCAGGTTCATTACCAGCCCAAGGGCGTGGTTGGCATCATCGTGCCCTGGAATTACCCGCTTTACCTTGCCGTCGGCCCTCTGGTGGCATCGCTTTCGGCCGGCAACCGCAGCATGATCAAAATGTCGGAGTACACGCCGCATACGTCTGCCCTGTTTAAGGAAATCATCGAAGGCTCCTTCCCGGGCGACCTGGTCTCGGTCATCACCGGCGAAGCAGATGTGGCAGCCGATTTTTCCGCACAGCCTTTCGATCACCTGCTCTTCACGGGCTCCACGTCGGTGGGTCGCCTGGTCATGAAAGCAGCGGCCGAAAACCTGACCCCGGTCACCCTCGAACTGGGCGGCAAGTCGCCGGCCATCGTATCGCCGGACGTTCCCATGGAGGACGCCGCCCAGCGCATCGCCTTCGGTAAAGCATTCAACGCCGGGCAAACCTGCGTGGCACCGGACTACGTGCTGTGCCCGTCAGACCGGGTTCAGGCTTTCGTTGATGAATTTCGCACCCGCTTCTCGGAGATGTATCCCAGCATTCGGGACAACGACGATTACACCGCCATCATCAACGAGCGCCAGTACGCCAGGCTGCAGAGCTACCTGGACGACGCCCGGGCGAAGGGTGCAAAAATCATTGAGATCAATCCGGCCCGGGAAAATCTGGGGGATGGCACCCGGAAAATCCCGCTGACCCTGATCCTCAATACCACGCCGGACATGAAGGTGATGCAGGACGAGATCTTCGGCCCACTGCTTCCGGTGGTCGGCTACACCAACCTGGATGAGGCCGTGCACTACATCAACGAGCGGCCGCGGCCGCTGGCGCTGTACTTCTTTGGCTACGACAGAGGCCAGCAGCAGTACGTGGTGCACCAAACCCATTCCGGCGGCATGTGCATTAACGATGCGCTGATGCACGTGGCACAGGATGATCTGCCCTTCGGCGGCATCGGGGATTCCGGCATGGGCCACTATCACGGCAAGGAAGGTTTTCTGACCTTCTCCCATCACCGGGCGATCTTCACCAAGCAGAAATTCAACAGCGGTCAGTTTGTGTACCCACCGCACGGAACCAGCCTGCACAAGATGATATACAAACTGTTCATACGTTGA
- a CDS encoding GMC family oxidoreductase, whose translation MSVIDPIEQGLESGWSVTDGASLTENRTVEADVVVIGTGAGGGTSAEILARAGLSVILVEEGGLYHQKDFKMDELASYASLYQDGMSRVTRDGAIAILQGRCVGGSTTVNWTSSFRTPEATLNYWANQLGMEDLSPDAMAPWFDGREKRHNISPWTMDPNTNNDILRQGCEKLGYSWQTIPRNVKGCWDLGYCGFGCPTNAKQGALTTTIPGALENNATLFYRLRADRLVMAQDRIDHLLASAMTEDGVTPSGVTVTLKARHFVVAASAIGSPGLLLRSDIPDPYNRVGKRSFLHPVNATTAVMADKVEPFYGAPQSIYSDEFNFKEGVDGPAGFKLEVPPLHPAMAAGVVPHHGQQQADAMANLPWTQSMLALVRDGFHADSPGGTVSLRDDGSPVLDYPVSDYLWTGLRKAFHTMAELQFAAGARKVSFVHMDSAWYSSWPEARAALDELPMAPHRVRLFTAHQMGGCGMGQKPEDSVVNSFGQHHQVANLSVHDASIFPTSIGANPQLSVYALAARNSSRLASKLSN comes from the coding sequence ATGTCTGTAATTGATCCTATCGAACAGGGCCTGGAGTCAGGCTGGAGCGTCACTGATGGCGCCTCGCTCACTGAAAACCGCACCGTTGAGGCGGATGTCGTGGTCATCGGCACCGGCGCCGGCGGCGGTACCAGCGCCGAAATACTCGCCCGGGCCGGTTTGTCGGTCATCCTCGTGGAGGAAGGCGGGCTGTACCATCAAAAAGATTTCAAGATGGATGAGCTGGCATCCTACGCCAGTCTCTACCAGGACGGCATGAGCCGGGTTACCCGGGACGGTGCTATCGCCATCCTTCAGGGCCGTTGCGTGGGGGGCTCGACCACGGTCAACTGGACATCCAGCTTCCGCACTCCTGAGGCAACACTGAATTACTGGGCCAATCAACTGGGCATGGAAGATCTCAGCCCGGATGCCATGGCCCCCTGGTTCGATGGTCGGGAGAAACGTCACAATATCTCGCCCTGGACCATGGATCCGAACACCAACAACGACATCCTTCGTCAGGGCTGTGAAAAACTCGGCTATTCCTGGCAGACCATTCCCCGAAACGTAAAGGGCTGCTGGGATCTGGGCTATTGCGGTTTCGGTTGCCCGACCAACGCCAAACAAGGCGCGCTGACAACAACCATCCCCGGCGCCTTGGAAAACAACGCCACCCTGTTTTACCGCCTGAGAGCGGATCGTCTGGTGATGGCGCAGGACCGGATAGACCACCTGCTGGCCAGCGCGATGACTGAGGATGGCGTAACGCCCTCGGGCGTCACCGTGACCCTGAAAGCACGCCACTTTGTCGTCGCCGCCAGCGCTATTGGCTCTCCCGGGCTGCTGCTGCGCTCGGACATCCCCGACCCCTACAACCGGGTCGGCAAACGTTCCTTCCTCCATCCAGTGAACGCCACCACAGCGGTCATGGCGGACAAGGTGGAACCATTTTATGGTGCACCCCAGTCCATCTATTCCGACGAATTCAATTTCAAGGAAGGCGTGGACGGGCCGGCGGGGTTCAAACTCGAAGTACCGCCGCTGCACCCGGCCATGGCAGCGGGCGTGGTTCCCCATCACGGCCAGCAGCAGGCGGATGCCATGGCAAATTTGCCCTGGACGCAGTCCATGCTGGCCCTGGTCAGGGACGGTTTCCATGCCGACAGCCCGGGTGGCACGGTTAGCCTGCGGGACGACGGCAGCCCGGTTCTGGACTACCCGGTTTCCGACTACCTCTGGACCGGCCTGCGCAAAGCCTTCCACACCATGGCAGAACTCCAGTTTGCCGCCGGTGCGCGGAAGGTCAGCTTTGTTCACATGGACTCGGCCTGGTACAGCAGCTGGCCAGAGGCCCGGGCCGCGCTGGATGAACTGCCGATGGCACCGCATCGGGTCCGGCTCTTCACCGCCCACCAGATGGGCGGCTGCGGTATGGGTCAAAAACCTGAGGACTCGGTGGTCAACAGCTTCGGCCAACATCATCAGGTGGCAAATCTGAGTGTGCACGATGCCTCGATCTTCCCCACCAGTATCGGCGCCAATCCGCAGCTTTCGGTGTACGCCCTGGCTGCACGAAACAGCAGCCGGCTGGCGAGCAAGCTCAGCAATTGA
- the coaD gene encoding pantetheine-phosphate adenylyltransferase, with amino-acid sequence MPKVIYPGTFDPITNGHTDLIERAGRMFDEIVVAVADNPKKQPLLDLDERCELVRQATAHLPNVRVTGFSNLLADFVRDQGATVILRGLRAVSDFEFEFQLADMNRRLAPEVESVFLTPANHLSYISSTLIREIASLGGDVSEFVDPAVEAAMKKKFNHS; translated from the coding sequence ATGCCGAAAGTCATCTATCCGGGCACCTTCGACCCGATTACCAATGGCCACACGGACTTGATCGAACGTGCCGGGCGCATGTTTGATGAAATCGTGGTCGCTGTAGCAGATAACCCCAAGAAGCAACCGCTGCTGGATCTGGACGAGCGCTGCGAGCTGGTGCGCCAAGCCACCGCCCACCTGCCGAACGTTCGCGTGACCGGATTCAGCAATCTGCTCGCGGATTTTGTCCGGGACCAGGGGGCAACCGTGATCCTGCGAGGCTTACGGGCGGTTTCGGATTTCGAATTCGAATTCCAGCTGGCTGACATGAACCGGCGATTGGCTCCGGAAGTGGAAAGCGTGTTTTTGACGCCGGCAAACCATTTGTCCTACATCTCGTCCACCCTGATTCGTGAAATCGCATCCCTGGGCGGAGACGTATCTGAATTCGTCGACCCGGCTGTTGAAGCGGCAATGAAGAAGAAGTTCAACCACTCCTGA
- a CDS encoding YfhL family 4Fe-4S dicluster ferredoxin has protein sequence MALMITDECINCDVCEPECPNEAISAGEEIYVIDPNKCTECVGHYDEPQCQLVCPVDCIPLDPNHKESQDELMDKYHQLTGQ, from the coding sequence ATGGCCCTGATGATTACCGACGAATGCATCAACTGCGACGTCTGTGAGCCCGAATGCCCGAACGAAGCGATTTCTGCGGGCGAAGAGATTTACGTGATCGACCCGAACAAGTGCACCGAGTGCGTGGGTCACTATGACGAACCCCAGTGCCAACTGGTGTGCCCGGTGGATTGTATCCCCCTGGACCCGAATCATAAGGAGTCCCAGGATGAGCTGATGGACAAATACCACCAGCTGACCGGTCAGTAA